A genome region from Anastrepha obliqua isolate idAnaObli1 chromosome 4, idAnaObli1_1.0, whole genome shotgun sequence includes the following:
- the LOC129244585 gene encoding uncharacterized protein LOC129244585 has translation MWLAVLFGSLAASAAFGFYVPTCPENGSPVCATNGRAYLYFENKFKLDAYIYKQRLYDKPLPIRTDIENCLSNCYEIVCPAIFQPVCAQQVPVGPARTVPNPCHVDRLICQTKQYWKVIREGPCLPAYAVLAQDDQAADLIPTYAPNFVADQDQIPTPSLNTASRPCYKAPDPIPIAQNTTGQSPVLTMTQL, from the exons ATGTGGTTAGCAGTTTTGTTTGGAAGCTTAGCCGCTTCTGCTGCATTTGGCTTCTACGTGCCAACATGTCCCGAAAATGGTTCACCGGTGTGCGCGACGAATGGTCGGGCGTATCTTTATTTCGAGAATAAATTCAAACTGGATGCCTATATTTACAAGCAAAGGCTTTATGACAAACCGC TCCCCATAAGAACAGACATTGAAAACTGTTTGTCCAATTGCTATGAAATTGTCTGCCCGGCGATATTTCAGCCCGTTTGTGCACAGCAAGTCCCTGTAGGACCTGCTAGGACGGTACCGAACCCATGTCATGTGGACCGGCTGATTTGCCAAACTAAgcaat ACTGGAAAGTTATACGTGAAGGGCCTTGCTTGCCGGCGTATGCTGTCTTAGCGCAAGACGACCAAGCCGCAGATCTTATTCCTACTTATGCCCCTAACTTTGTTGCTGATCAAGATCAAATCCCAACACCATCTTTAAATACAGCTTCGCGTCCATGTTATAAAGCTCCAGATCCTATTCCTATAGCACAGAATACGACAGGCCAGAGTCCAGTATTAACTATGACTCAACTATGA